A window of the Zootoca vivipara chromosome 14, rZooViv1.1, whole genome shotgun sequence genome harbors these coding sequences:
- the FOXB1 gene encoding forkhead box protein B1, which yields MPRPGRNTYSDQKPPYSYISLTAMAIQSSPEKMLPLSEIYKFIMDRFPYYRENTQRWQNSLRHNLSFNDCFIKIPRRPDQPGKGSFWALHPSCGDMFENGSFLRRRKRFKVLKSDPLAPSKPSEAAQYLQQQAKLRLSALAAGGSHLPQMPPYNLGVSQPSGFKHPFAIENIIAREYKMPGGLAFSTMQPMPGAYPLPNQLTTVGTGWPHVYGSGMLETATPISMASGDYSAAYGVPLKPLCHGAGQTLPAIPVPIKPTPAAAVPALPALPAPIPTILSNSPPSLSPTSSQTATSQSSPATPSETLTSPSSALHAVVAVH from the coding sequence ATGCCTCGGCCGGGCCGCAACACGTACAGCGACCAGAAGCCTCCTTACTCGTACATCTCGCTGACGGCCATGGCCATCCAGAGCTCCCCGGAGAAGATGCTACCGCTGAGCGAGATCTACAAGTTCATCATGGACCGCTTCCCTTACTACCGGGAGAACACGCAGCGCTGGCAGAACTCGCTGCGCCACAACCTCTCCTTCAACGACTGCTTCATCAAGATCCCTCGACGGCCGGACCAGCCGGGCAAAGGCAGCTTCTGGGCGCTGCACCCCAGCTGCGGGGACATGTTCGAGAACGGCAGCTTCCTGCGGCGCCGCAAGCGTTTCAAGGTCCTCAAGTCCGACCCGTTGGCGCCCTCCAAACCGTCTGAAGCCGCCCAGTACCTCCAGCAGCAAGCCAAGCTGCGCCTCAGCGCCCTGGCCGCCGGCGGCTCCCACCTGCCCCAGATGCCACCCTACAACCTGGGCGTCTCCCAGCCGTCGGGCTTCAAGCACCCATTCGCCATTGAAAACATCATCGCCCGCGAGTACAAGATGCCTGGCGGGTTGGCTTTCTCCACCATGCAGCCCATGCCCGGCGCCTACCCGCTCCCCAACCAGCTGACGACGGTGGGCACCGGCTGGCCCCATGTGTACGGCTCCGGCATGCTCGAGACGGCGACCCCCATCTCCATGGCCAGCGGCGATTACAGCGCCGCCTACGGGGTCCCCCTCAAGCCGCTGTGCCACGGCGCCGGGCAGACTTTGCCCGCCATCCCGGTGCCCATCAAGCCCACGCCGGCCGCCGCGGTTCCGGCCTTGCCGGCCTTGCCCGCGCCCATCCCCACCATACTCTCGAACTCGCCGCCTTCGCTCAGTCCCACGTCCTCGCAGACggccaccagccaaagcagcCCCGCCACCCCCAGCGAGACCCTGACCAGCCCGTCCTCCGCCCTCCACGCTGTGGTCGCCGTCCACTGA